In Papaver somniferum cultivar HN1 chromosome 1, ASM357369v1, whole genome shotgun sequence, a genomic segment contains:
- the LOC113336245 gene encoding basic leucine zipper 19-like: MDDGELDFSSQVLKMDHQLLTMDSFLEDFLGDSHAAGTQTNTSTPTEQDVPHPQSYFHQRTKNRPVEEKTTTEETGDSVEIKSKKRAPGNRDSVRKYRERKKARQALIEDELAKLRIVNQQLLRRLQGQVALEQEVARFKLLLVDIRGRIKGELGSFPYQKPSAKGIGGGISRNMPQSTLPGAYDVNQCDLQYPGFDNQDVDVSGGFQNEGFGASDASYLPCIWNNNSGYNEFLEFGQTNVRVTANVNNPSTASRKRKGKNSNRSSNR, from the coding sequence ATGGATGATGGAGAGTTAGATTTCTCGAGCCAAGTCTTAAAGATGGACCATCAACTGCTAACAATGGATAGTTTTTTGGAGGATTTCCTTGGTGATAGTCATGCAGCAGGTACTCAAACCAATACTTCCACCCCAACTGAACAAGATGTACCTCACCCACAAAGTTATTTCCATCAACGTACTAAAAACCGTCCTGTCGAAGAGAAAACCACTACTGAGGAAACAGGTGACTCCGTTGAAATTAAATCCAAAAAACGTGCACCTGGTAATAGAGACTCTGTTCGTAAGTACCGCGAGAGAAAGAAAGCCCGGCAAGCTTTAATTGAGGACGAACTTGCCAAATTGAGAATCGTAAATCAACAGTTGTTAAGAAGGTTGCAGGGACAAGTTGCTCTTGAGCAAGAGGTAGCTAGGTTTAAGCTTCTGCTTGTGGACATTAGGGGAAGGATTAAAGGCGAACTTGGATCATTTCCTTATCAGAAACCAAGTGCTAAGGGTATCGGTGGTGGCATTTCGCGAAACATGCCCCAATCTACCTTGCCTGGAGCTTATGATGTGAACCAGTGCGACCTTCAGTACCCCGGGTTTGATAATCAAGATGTTGACGTATCTGGTGGATTTCAAAACGAAGGTTTTGGGGCTTCTGATGCTAGTTATCTACCATGTATTTGGAACAATAATTCAGGATATAATGAGTTTCTAGAATTTGGACAAACAAATGTTAGGGTAACTGCTAATGTTAATAATCCTTCCACTGCTTCCAGGAAGCGGAAAGGAAAGAACTCGAACAGAAGTTCGAACAGATGA
- the LOC113359651 gene encoding octapeptide-repeat protein T2-like, translating to MEVIEENSQEDENLEDQRERRRVIDLATNRYEHPRELLRRANTNCKREEEDPWQGQMILHGREILRDEYERGREIACARGRQRRREELEERELQSGLCHIDNRVRGRERHRIDDIDQGRITPQEREISRHRYDRTGNEETLDRVKIEANTERRRRRREETEQQEIQEAIHQNNHENRLRQARLKRPMREDLDQSLSE from the coding sequence ATGGAAGTCATTGAAGAAAACtcgcaagaagatgaaaatttggaAGATCAAAGGGAAAGGAGACGTGTAATTGACTTAGCAACTAATCGATATGAACATCCACGCGAACTTCTTCGTCGTGCAAATACTAATTGTAAAAGGGAAGAAGAGGATCCATGGCAAGGACAAATGATATTACATGGTAGAGAAATATTGAGAGACGAATATGAGCGCGGAAGAGAGATTGCATGTGCGAGAGGTAGACagagaagaagggaagaattagaagaaagagaGTTACAAAGCGGATTGTGTCATATTGATAATCGAGTAAGGGGACGCGAGCGTCATCGCATAGATGATATAGATCAAGGTCGAATTACtccacaagaaagagaaatatcaagACATCGATATGATCGCACAGGCAATGAAGAAACACTTGATAGAGTAAAAATTGAAGCAAATACTGAAAGGCGTAGGCGAAGAAGAGAGGAAACTGAACAACAGGAGATACAAGAGGCAATACACCAAaacaatcatgagaatagattgagacAAGCAAGATTAAAGAGACCCATGCGAGAGGATTTGGATCAATCATTAAGCGAATAA
- the LOC113359658 gene encoding uncharacterized protein LOC113359658 produces MSGSRWDVSLTEKSCSCCVWDITGIPCIHAVAVGIHLRVDLNSMVDDLHKVSSYKKAYAGKVKACAIEENWLEHEMRPNKPKYKRKVGRPQLNRIRSDVEGRPNPEKSKRNCSGCGSSARNVRRCPTKNVPSTNTRGRGRGRGRGQGRGNTTLAQQNGA; encoded by the exons ATGAGTGGAAGTAGGTGGGATGTTAGCTTAACTGAAAAATCATGCAGCTGTTGTGTTTGGGACATCACTGGCATTCCATGCATCCATGCAGTTGCAGTAGGAATACATTTGAGGGTTGATCTGAATAG TATGGTTGATGACTTGCACAAGGTTTCCAGTTATAAAAAAGCTTATGCTGGTAAGGTTAAGGCATGTGCAATTGAAGAGAATTGGCTTGAG CATGAAATGAGGCCCAACAAGCCTAAATACAAGAGAAAGGTTGGTAGACCACAACTGAATAGGATTAGGTCTGATGTTGAAGGAAGACCAAACCCTGAAAAAAGCAAGAGAAACTGTAGCGGTTGTGGTTCAAGTGCCCGCAATGTCAGAAGATGCCCTACAAAGAATGTACCATCTACAAATACTAGAGGAAGGGGCAGGGGCAGAGGTAGGGGCCAAGGAAGAGGCAATACTACACTTGCTCAACAAAATGGAGCATGA
- the LOC113359666 gene encoding basic leucine zipper 23-like, translating into MKVIEFVDSGEFSEFLQVMDDGERDFSGQVLKMDNQLLTMDSFLEDLLADSHASMNPTREGAPDPQNNFHLRTKNLPVGEKTTTEETYDSAEIKSKKRAPGNRESVRKYRERKKARIASMEDELIKLRIVNQQLLKRLQVQVALEQEVPRLKLLLVDIRGTIKGELG; encoded by the coding sequence ATGAAAGTTATTGAGTTTGTTGACAGTGGTGAATTTTCTGAATTCCTTCAAGTCATGGATGATGGAGAGAGAGATTTCTCTGGCCAAGTCTTAAAGATGGATAATCAATTACTGACAATGGAtagttttttggaagatttacttGCTGATAGTCATGCAAGTATGAACCCAACAAGAGAAGGTGCACCTGACCCACAAAACAATTTCCACCTCCGTACCAAAAACCTTCCTGTTGGAGAGAAGACCACTACCGAGGAAACGTATGACTCTGCTGAAATTAAATCCAAAAAACGTGCACCTGGTAATAGGGAGTCTGTGCGTAAGTACCGCGAGAGAAAGAAAGCCCGTATAGCTTCAATGGAGGATGAACTAATCAAATTGAGAATCGTGAATCAGCAGTTGTTAAAAAGGCTGCAGGTACAGGTTGCACTTGAGCAAGAGGTACCTAGGCTTAAGCTTCTGCTTGTAGACATTAGGGGAACTATTAAAGGCGAACTTGGATAA